A single window of Methanosphaera sp. DNA harbors:
- a CDS encoding NAD(P)-dependent alcohol dehydrogenase: MTTFKGFAMKRLNETGWVEKEVPDCEPYDAIVRPTCVSPCTSDTHTVWEGAIGDRKDMVLGHEAVGIVEKVGSHVKNFKEGDKVIVPAITPDWDDEAAQRGFPSQTTEPLGGWKFSNFKDGVFGERFHVNLADANLALQPEELSDEAAVMLVDMWSTGMMGAENADIPLGGSVLVIGIGAVGLSAIAGAKLLGAGEIYAAGTRPISVKVAKKYGATNIINYKEGSIDQQVRDATDGAGVDSVIIAGGNLENTWKEAIASAKAGGTVSNVNYLSGADNVLIPRVEWGCGMSGIKITNGLCPGGRVRMERLASLALNKRADPELLVTHKFKGLEKIEEALYLMKDKPKDLIKPIVKIEE; encoded by the coding sequence ATGACAACTTTTAAAGGATTTGCAATGAAAAGATTAAATGAAACCGGATGGGTTGAAAAAGAAGTTCCAGATTGTGAACCCTATGATGCAATTGTAAGACCTACATGTGTATCACCATGTACCTCCGATACTCATACAGTATGGGAAGGAGCAATAGGTGATAGAAAAGACATGGTACTAGGACATGAAGCAGTAGGAATTGTTGAAAAAGTTGGAAGTCATGTAAAAAACTTCAAAGAAGGTGACAAAGTAATAGTACCTGCAATCACCCCAGATTGGGATGATGAAGCAGCACAAAGAGGATTTCCATCACAAACCACAGAACCACTAGGAGGATGGAAATTTTCAAACTTCAAAGATGGAGTATTTGGAGAAAGATTCCATGTAAATCTTGCCGATGCAAACCTGGCACTACAACCAGAAGAACTTAGTGATGAAGCAGCAGTTATGCTTGTAGATATGTGGTCAACAGGAATGATGGGAGCAGAAAATGCAGACATACCACTAGGTGGAAGTGTACTAGTAATAGGAATTGGAGCAGTAGGACTATCTGCAATTGCAGGAGCAAAACTCCTCGGTGCAGGTGAAATCTATGCTGCAGGAACAAGACCAATATCTGTAAAAGTAGCAAAAAAATACGGAGCTACAAACATAATCAACTATAAAGAAGGATCAATAGATCAACAAGTCCGTGATGCAACAGATGGAGCTGGAGTAGACTCTGTAATTATAGCAGGAGGAAACCTTGAAAATACATGGAAAGAAGCAATAGCAAGTGCTAAAGCTGGTGGAACAGTTTCAAATGTAAACTATCTTAGTGGAGCAGACAATGTCCTAATTCCTAGAGTAGAATGGGGATGTGGAATGTCTGGAATTAAAATAACAAATGGACTATGTCCTGGTGGACGTGTAAGAATGGAACGTCTTGCATCACTTGCACTTAATAAACGTGCAGATCCAGAACTTCTTGTTACACATAAATTTAAAGGACTAGAAAAAATTGAAGAAGCACTATATCTCATGAAAGATAAACCAAAAGACCTAATAAAACCTATTGTTAAAATTGAAGAATAA
- a CDS encoding NAD(P)/FAD-dependent oxidoreductase: MKEVDVLVIGAGPAGSMAGKCAAENGAKTLIIEKKSEIGTPKRCAEGIRDSDIEKLGLDIDERCIARCIDGASIISPNNTRAMFTTENIKANITGVVLERKVFDKHLTMDAIRCGCEVMIKTEATSMKRDSDGCFIVDVVSFQEKRTQIKAKIVIGADGPEGHTGPWAGINTKVPQKEMESGVQYEMTNMKMLKNDSLEFYFGSVAPGGYAWIFPKGYDTANVGIDINSAKAQKSAIEYLNDFIADCYATQDAQIVEINVGGNPLCGVFDEITTDNFMLVGDAAGCVNPVTGGGIDTAIESGMIAGEVAAKAIANGDYSKDALSDYVDYIDEHINQKFKKLIKIRDFIYDELDDSDLDEFTKALSEADFDEFSFKNMLKILMKTSPRKLLKLRKLL; this comes from the coding sequence ATTAAAGAAGTTGACGTGTTAGTTATCGGAGCAGGTCCTGCAGGTTCTATGGCAGGAAAATGTGCAGCAGAAAATGGTGCAAAAACACTTATTATTGAAAAGAAATCTGAAATTGGTACTCCAAAACGTTGTGCTGAAGGAATACGTGATAGTGATATTGAAAAACTTGGACTTGATATTGATGAACGTTGTATTGCAAGATGTATTGATGGTGCAAGTATTATATCACCAAATAATACACGTGCAATGTTTACAACAGAGAATATAAAAGCAAATATTACAGGTGTTGTACTTGAAAGAAAAGTATTTGACAAACATCTTACAATGGATGCTATACGTTGTGGCTGTGAGGTAATGATTAAAACAGAGGCAACTTCAATGAAACGTGATAGTGATGGATGTTTTATTGTTGATGTAGTATCATTCCAAGAAAAGAGGACACAAATTAAGGCAAAGATTGTTATTGGTGCAGATGGTCCTGAAGGACATACAGGTCCATGGGCTGGTATTAACACTAAAGTTCCACAAAAAGAGATGGAATCAGGTGTACAGTATGAAATGACAAATATGAAAATGCTTAAAAATGATTCACTTGAATTCTACTTTGGAAGTGTTGCACCAGGTGGATATGCATGGATCTTCCCTAAAGGATATGATACAGCAAATGTAGGTATTGATATTAACTCAGCAAAAGCACAAAAGAGTGCTATTGAATATCTTAATGACTTTATAGCTGACTGTTATGCTACTCAGGATGCTCAGATTGTTGAGATAAATGTTGGTGGAAATCCTCTTTGTGGTGTATTTGATGAAATTACAACAGATAACTTCATGCTTGTTGGTGATGCTGCAGGATGTGTTAACCCTGTTACAGGTGGAGGTATTGACACAGCAATTGAAAGTGGTATGATTGCAGGTGAAGTGGCTGCAAAAGCAATTGCAAATGGTGATTATTCTAAAGATGCATTATCTGATTATGTTGACTATATTGACGAGCATATTAATCAAAAATTTAAGAAGTTAATTAAGATACGAGATTTCATCTATGATGAACTTGATGATAGTGATCTTGATGAATTTACAAAAGCATTATCTGAGGCTGACTTTGATGAATTTTCATTTAAAAACATGCTTAAAATATTAATGAAAACATCACCACGTAAACTTCTAAAACTTAGAAAACTATTATAA
- a CDS encoding AAA family ATPase: MLNDVLYSQSKVFKNRDVFNISYLPEKLQANKEELKIIYGNIKPLLEDKKPLNTIITGKSSTGKTTLIRYAISEINKNTNIKTCYINCNLENKKRKCYFKLYNTLFGHDANKYQSTEIIHDKIIKEMKNQKLILAIDDINILPEHEAIELINELFRLNEYYDMKIALIISINDIAYKYSLPDHIQTILTGYEIHLNKFSQDETYQILKYRCKQGFKDNTITQSQIKKLVKYIINMTDIRDGLIKLEILGQKLENENRNKITDNDLKDHVI, encoded by the coding sequence ATGCTAAATGATGTTTTATACTCACAAAGTAAAGTATTTAAAAATAGGGATGTATTTAATATAAGCTATCTTCCAGAAAAACTACAGGCAAATAAAGAAGAACTAAAAATAATCTATGGAAATATAAAACCATTACTTGAAGATAAAAAACCACTTAACACAATAATAACAGGAAAATCATCAACAGGAAAAACAACACTTATAAGATATGCAATAAGTGAAATTAATAAAAATACAAACATCAAAACATGCTATATAAACTGCAACCTAGAAAACAAAAAAAGAAAATGCTACTTCAAACTATATAACACCCTATTTGGACATGATGCAAACAAATATCAAAGTACAGAAATAATACATGATAAAATAATAAAAGAAATGAAAAATCAAAAACTAATACTTGCAATAGATGATATAAACATACTTCCAGAACATGAAGCAATAGAATTAATAAATGAATTATTCAGATTAAATGAATACTATGACATGAAAATTGCCCTGATAATATCAATAAATGACATAGCATATAAATACTCACTACCTGATCATATACAAACAATACTAACAGGATATGAAATACATCTAAATAAGTTTAGCCAAGATGAAACATATCAAATACTAAAATATCGATGTAAACAGGGATTTAAAGATAATACAATAACACAAAGCCAGATTAAAAAATTAGTAAAATACATCATAAATATGACAGATATACGAGATGGACTTATAAAACTTGAAATACTAGGACAAAAACTAGAAAATGAAAATAGAAATAAAATAACAGACAATGATTTAAAAGATCATGTTATATGA
- a CDS encoding adenine deaminase C-terminal domain-containing protein — MIIKGNILNVFTDEIYPAEIKIEHGIIQSIKEVNKFFSDIIVPGFIDSHIHIESTQLTPSRFAEIALRHGTTSAIIDPQKIANVMGINGIEYLIRDAKYSPLNYYFTAPPCIKANEFETNGATLKTSDVEYLLKRKEFVALGEVKDKKGVIEKDNDIISKIKLAHKFKKPIDGKCDNLKDYDLQQYARWGISTDHECRSRRDVEEIKRVGIKAMITEGSYTKTLEEFVHSECDFMVSDTINSEDLIDGHINLMLRKAVDLGMDPFDAIKLVTINPAQHYNINAGCIAPGRKADLVFIDNLSNFNVKRVIINGNTIFKKQKLLYRANPKEMENTINIKQMKPDEFNVKVKDPAQKSAVVNVIKIRNADKYTTKTTAKLNVEKSNIIPSVFEDILKVSVIDRYGQNTIANGFIKGFGIKNGAIATSVSCDCNNIVAVGTNSDYMADAVNKLHENKGGFVAVSNKETVDFPLAIAGLMSMDPASKVAKKSEHIHDFIKSMGCKLQNVFTTLSNITNVDFAEYKMTNMGLFDVKAGKLIDIVK; from the coding sequence ATGATAATAAAAGGAAATATTTTAAATGTATTTACAGATGAAATATATCCAGCAGAAATAAAAATTGAACATGGAATAATCCAGTCAATAAAAGAAGTAAATAAGTTTTTTAGTGATATAATAGTTCCAGGATTTATAGATTCACATATTCACATTGAAAGTACACAACTTACACCATCAAGATTTGCAGAAATTGCACTAAGACATGGAACAACATCAGCTATTATTGATCCACAAAAAATTGCAAATGTCATGGGTATTAATGGTATTGAATATCTTATACGTGATGCAAAATACAGTCCACTAAATTATTATTTTACAGCACCACCATGTATTAAAGCAAATGAATTTGAAACAAATGGTGCAACACTAAAAACTTCAGATGTTGAATATCTTCTTAAAAGAAAAGAATTTGTAGCACTTGGTGAAGTTAAGGATAAAAAGGGTGTTATTGAAAAAGATAATGATATTATCTCAAAAATCAAGTTAGCTCATAAATTTAAAAAACCTATTGATGGTAAATGTGATAATCTTAAAGATTATGATCTTCAACAATATGCTCGCTGGGGAATTTCAACAGATCATGAATGTAGAAGTCGTCGTGATGTTGAAGAAATTAAACGTGTTGGTATAAAAGCTATGATTACAGAGGGATCATATACTAAAACTCTTGAGGAATTTGTTCACTCTGAGTGTGACTTCATGGTATCTGACACTATTAATTCTGAAGATCTTATAGATGGTCATATTAATCTTATGCTAAGAAAAGCAGTTGATCTTGGTATGGATCCATTTGATGCAATAAAGCTTGTTACAATCAATCCTGCACAGCATTATAATATTAATGCTGGTTGTATTGCACCAGGTCGTAAGGCAGATCTTGTATTTATTGATAATTTATCTAACTTTAATGTAAAACGTGTAATTATTAATGGTAACACTATCTTTAAAAAACAGAAATTATTATATCGTGCAAATCCTAAGGAAATGGAAAATACAATTAATATTAAACAGATGAAGCCTGATGAGTTTAATGTTAAAGTTAAAGATCCAGCACAGAAAAGTGCTGTTGTTAATGTTATTAAGATTAGAAATGCAGATAAGTATACAACAAAAACAACTGCTAAGTTAAATGTTGAAAAATCAAATATTATACCATCTGTATTTGAGGATATCTTAAAAGTTAGTGTTATTGACAGGTATGGTCAAAATACTATTGCTAATGGTTTTATTAAAGGATTTGGTATTAAAAATGGTGCTATTGCAACATCTGTAAGTTGTGATTGTAATAATATTGTTGCTGTTGGTACAAATAGTGATTATATGGCTGATGCTGTAAATAAGCTTCATGAAAATAAGGGTGGATTTGTAGCTGTGTCAAATAAGGAAACTGTTGACTTCCCTCTTGCTATTGCAGGTCTTATGAGTATGGATCCAGCATCTAAAGTTGCTAAGAAATCAGAACATATTCATGATTTCATAAAATCTATGGGATGTAAACTTCAAAATGTTTTCACAACACTTTCAAATATTACAAATGTTGACTTTGCAGAGTATAAGATGACAAACATGGGATTGTTTGATGTTAAAGCAGGAAAACTTATTGATATTGTAAAATAA
- a CDS encoding putative quinol monooxygenase: MIIVQAKAIPKNKAASYKIVAYAENLIKNTKLEDGNLSYNLYMSTQDDSLMFIELWDDMDSLQLHLNTAHFNKFGDDIKDLLSEELIIEVYNADETQL, from the coding sequence GTGATTATTGTTCAAGCTAAAGCTATTCCAAAAAATAAAGCTGCATCATATAAAATTGTAGCATATGCTGAGAACTTAATTAAAAATACAAAACTAGAAGATGGAAATTTAAGCTATAATCTATACATGAGCACCCAGGATGATAGTTTAATGTTCATAGAACTATGGGATGATATGGATAGCTTACAGCTTCATTTAAATACAGCACACTTTAATAAATTTGGTGATGATATAAAAGATCTTCTAAGTGAAGAATTAATTATTGAAGTATATAATGCTGATGAAACACAACTATAA
- a CDS encoding methanogenesis marker 16 metalloprotein: MTKTIEDIQQKIDTDDAVILTAEELKAKLRDGEDVSIDDVDVVTCATSGVMSGTAALLHMQVAEPGAFAKAREVYINGIEAYPGPCPNELLGSVDVMLYGTNHSSTIDDYGGGFLLKDLIDGKEVEVVVIDYEGNKFTRNLTLDDMQTARLIGTRMAFKNYNSFTNPSPDAQKSIFNVSAMEGPYNSYSFSGCGDINPLANDPDGRIIKQGYKALVNGAEAMIIDNGTRSSDEKPNLLLTADIKDMDSYYVGGFKTGLGPEIYNTVAVAIPVVDEDVLRNLKVLNKDIDLPVCDIHGRHLPIDTIDYSIWDDSDCRPVADVDKCFDCIPCLCELYCPVNAFKKPAQIDTEACYGCGYCSVVCPRGVSEMNLGSITVNSEDKERKIPVTCRQSDKKRANEMANDLRDALRDGSFKL, translated from the coding sequence ATGACAAAAACAATAGAAGATATACAGCAAAAAATTGATACAGATGATGCTGTAATTTTAACAGCTGAGGAATTAAAAGCTAAACTTCGAGATGGTGAAGATGTTAGCATTGATGATGTGGACGTTGTAACATGTGCAACAAGTGGTGTAATGTCAGGAACAGCAGCACTCCTCCATATGCAGGTTGCAGAACCTGGTGCTTTTGCAAAAGCACGTGAGGTATACATTAATGGTATTGAAGCATATCCTGGACCTTGTCCTAATGAACTTCTTGGATCTGTTGATGTAATGTTATATGGTACAAATCACAGCAGTACTATTGATGACTATGGTGGAGGTTTCCTTCTTAAAGACCTAATTGATGGAAAGGAAGTTGAAGTTGTAGTAATAGACTATGAGGGAAATAAATTCACACGCAACTTAACACTTGATGATATGCAAACAGCACGTCTTATTGGTACACGTATGGCATTTAAGAATTATAACTCATTTACAAATCCATCACCTGATGCTCAGAAGTCAATATTTAATGTTTCTGCAATGGAAGGTCCTTATAATTCATACTCCTTTAGTGGATGTGGTGATATAAATCCACTTGCAAATGATCCTGATGGAAGAATTATAAAACAGGGCTATAAGGCATTAGTTAATGGTGCTGAAGCTATGATTATTGACAATGGTACACGCAGTAGTGACGAAAAGCCTAATCTTCTTTTAACTGCTGATATTAAGGATATGGATTCATACTATGTTGGTGGTTTTAAAACAGGTCTTGGTCCTGAAATATATAATACTGTTGCTGTTGCAATTCCTGTAGTTGATGAGGATGTTCTTAGAAATCTTAAAGTACTAAATAAGGATATTGATCTTCCTGTATGTGATATTCATGGAAGACATCTTCCTATTGACACTATAGATTATTCTATATGGGATGATAGTGACTGTCGTCCTGTTGCTGATGTTGATAAATGTTTTGATTGTATTCCATGTTTATGTGAACTTTACTGTCCTGTAAATGCATTTAAAAAACCAGCACAGATCGATACCGAGGCATGTTATGGTTGTGGATACTGTTCTGTTGTATGTCCAAGAGGTGTTTCTGAGATGAATCTTGGTAGTATTACAGTAAATAGTGAAGATAAAGAACGTAAAATCCCTGTTACATGCAGACAGTCTGATAAAAAACGTGCAAATGAAATGGCAAATGATCTTAGAGATGCACTTCGTGATGGATCATTTAAATTATAA
- a CDS encoding M48 family metallopeptidase has product MKQIKIKDKTLYYSVEYRDVKYIRFELKYNKLKLILPHSVSEDPEEFIRIKQNYLYRKLCKYDEIDGKIGKIKLENHTLSELRSIVDGYIQKYKDILNVTVGRIQFRDTKYKWGSCSIKNNITFSKDLIYVPCDIIEYVVYHEMVHLIVLDHNDRFYDIMRRVYPDYDEYDEKLKLYEYEIFKNK; this is encoded by the coding sequence ATGAAGCAAATTAAGATAAAAGATAAAACACTCTATTATAGTGTAGAATACCGTGATGTTAAATATATTCGTTTTGAACTTAAATATAACAAATTAAAACTCATACTACCACACAGTGTATCAGAAGATCCTGAGGAGTTTATCAGGATAAAACAAAACTATCTATATCGTAAACTTTGTAAGTATGATGAAATTGACGGGAAAATTGGAAAAATCAAATTAGAAAATCATACACTTAGTGAGCTAAGATCTATTGTAGATGGCTATATTCAAAAATATAAGGATATATTAAATGTTACTGTTGGACGTATACAATTTAGAGATACAAAGTATAAATGGGGAAGTTGCAGTATTAAAAATAATATTACCTTTTCAAAGGATCTTATCTATGTTCCATGTGATATTATTGAATATGTTGTATATCATGAAATGGTACATTTAATTGTCCTAGATCATAATGATAGATTCTATGATATAATGCGTAGAGTTTATCCAGACTATGATGAGTATGATGAGAAGTTAAAGTTATATGAATATGAAATTTTTAAAAATAAATAA
- a CDS encoding DUF447 domain-containing protein: MSIEIGSFNVDCDVLYEVIVTTKNSDMSYNSKPFGISFDSDGLVHMRLFENRTLLNIYDNGFVRIQFMGNIYTMTRALLGMLDDTDYMNNSATLCGASFVFDVDVVSVDGADISDSYSKTHVSNIVCKILGVVYSGNDLPVLSRATYKILDFLVDYSRVNFMNYENINSFYNEIQSSSNFIKKCGNHLHQDALKLIENSVKNILDQKKE; encoded by the coding sequence TTGTCTATAGAAATTGGTAGTTTTAATGTTGATTGTGATGTTTTATATGAAGTTATAGTTACAACAAAAAATAGTGATATGTCATATAATAGTAAGCCATTTGGCATTTCATTTGATAGTGATGGACTTGTTCATATGAGACTTTTTGAAAATAGAACACTTTTAAATATCTATGATAATGGCTTTGTTAGAATTCAGTTTATGGGAAATATTTATACAATGACAAGAGCACTTCTTGGAATGCTTGATGATACAGATTATATGAATAATTCTGCTACTTTATGTGGTGCATCTTTTGTTTTTGATGTGGATGTGGTAAGTGTTGATGGTGCTGATATTTCAGATTCATATTCAAAAACTCATGTTTCAAATATTGTTTGTAAAATATTGGGTGTTGTTTATAGTGGTAATGATCTTCCTGTTCTATCACGTGCAACATATAAAATACTTGATTTTCTGGTTGATTATTCACGAGTTAACTTTATGAATTATGAAAATATTAATAGTTTTTATAATGAAATACAATCAAGTAGTAATTTTATTAAAAAGTGTGGAAACCATCTACATCAAGATGCTTTAAAATTAATAGAAAACAGTGTTAAAAATATATTAGATCAAAAAAAAGAATGA